The genomic DNA GCAGCGCAATGACGTCAAGGTCCTGCGTCTGCTTGAGCCACCTCACCGCTACGGTGGTGTCAAGCCCACCCGAATAGGCAAGAACGACTTTTTCACTCATCTTGAGCTTCCTCTCTTATCGAACCGCTCTAGCGTCAATCCTCTTCGCCCGACAGGTCGCTTCCGGGCAGCGACTCCACCATCGCTCGCAGCCTGCGCTCCACCTTGCGGGGCATGACGCCCTGTTTGCACACCACCAGGATCGTGTCGTCACCGGCGATCGTCCCGGCCACCCCTTCGATCTCCAGCCGGTCCAGCGCTCCCCCGACCATCATGGCGTGCCCCGGAGGGGTCTTGACGACCACCAGGTTGCCGGTGGACTCCAGGCCGAGAACCGACTCGCTGAACATCCTGCTGACCGCATCGCCCGCCGGCACCGTCACCGACTCGGAGGGCAGCGAGTACACGACCTTGCCATCCCGGCGGACCTTCACCGCCCCCAGCTCATCCAGGTCCCGGGAGACCGTTGCCTGGGTGGCCGGGAAACCTGAGCCTCGCAACATCTTCACCAGCTGGGTCTGGCTGGTAATCGGCATCTGCCGGATTAGCCCCACGATCCTGCGCTGCCTGCCCGCCTTCATCGCACCCGGCGACCGTCCTTTTCCGCTCGGTCCAGCGTCAGCAACCACTCCATCAGCGCCTTCTGGGCGGGGAGCCGGTTGGCCGCCTGCTGCCAGATCACCGACCGGGGGCCGTCCATGACCTCGGTGCTGATCTCCTCCTCCCGGTGGGCGGGGAGGCAGTGCATGACGACCGCGTCCGGGGACGCCGAGTCCAGCACCTGGGAGTTGATGTTGTAGTCCTGGAAGACCTGGCGCCGGGACTCCTTCTCCTCTTCCTGGCCCATGCTGGTCCACACGTCGGTGTACAGGACGTTGGCGCCCCGGGCGGCCTTCGCCGGGTCGTTGGTGACCCGGATCTTGCAGCCGGTCTCCAAACCGATGGCGGCGGCCCTCTCGACAATCGGCTCGATGGGCTCGAAGCCGTTCGGGCAGGCGGCGATGATTTTGCCGATCCCGGCCTTGGCCCCCGCAAGGAGCAGCGAGTGGCAGACGTTGTTGCCGTCGCCGAGGTAGGCGATGGTCACCTTCGACAGGTCCTCGAAGCACTCCTGGACCGTCATCACATCGGCCAGCGCCTGGCAGGGGTGTTCCAGATCGGACAGAGCGTTGACCACCGGGATGGTCGAGGTCTCGGCGAGCGCGTCCAGCCGCTCCTGGCCGAACGTCCTCAGTACGATCGCCGACAGGTAGCCGGACAGAACCTGGGCGGTGTCCTCCAGCGACTCGCCGCGGTCCAGCTGCAGGTCGTGGGCCTGCAGGGCGATCGGGTGCCCGCCGAGCTCGAAGACGGCGGTTTCGAAGGCAATCCGGGTCCGGGTGGACGGCTTCTCGAAGATCAACCCCACCGAGCAGCCCTCGAGGACCCGGGAGATCATCCGGGAGGAGTTCTTCATCTCAATCGCACGGTCGATCAGTACCGCCTGCTCGGCCGGCGTAACGTCGTCGGAGGATAGAAAGTGCCTCATGCGGGTTGAACCTCTCTAATGCCGGTGAGCACCTCGTCCAGGATGCCGATGGCTTCGTCGCAGTCGCTTTTCGTCAGGATAAGCGGTGGACACAACCGGAGCGCCCAAGGCGTCACGTTGTTCACCAAAAGCCCCCTTTCCAGGCACGCCAGGACGGCGTCCGAGGCGCACTCGGAGTCGAGTTGAAGCGCCAGCAGGAGGCCCCTGCCGCGGACCTCGGTGACCGCCGGGTGGCGCCCGGCCAGCCCTTCCAAACCCTGCTTAAGGTAGGCGCCGGTCTCCCTGGAGTTGGCCACCAGCCCTTCCAGCTCGATGGTGTCGATAACCGCCAGCGCCACGGCGCACGCCAGGGCGTTGCCGCCCATGGTGGTGGCGTGGTCCCCGGCCTGGAACGCCTCCGCGAACTCGCCCCGGGCGACGCAGGCGCCGATCGGCAGGCCGTTGCCCAGCGCTTTGGCCAGGGTGATCACGTCCGGCACCGCGCCGGTGTGCTGGAAGCCGAACATCTCGCCGGTCCGCCCGAAGCCCGTCTGGACCTCGTCGAGGATGAGAGCAAGGTTGTGCTCGTCGCACAGCATCCGGGCGAAAGGCAGGTAGCCGTCCGAAGGGACGACGACCCCGGCCTCTCCCTGGACCGGCTCGAGCAGTATCGACGACTCGGCGCCGGTGATCGCGTCCTCCAGCGCCCCCGGGTGGTCGAACTCGACGTGGGTGAACCCGACCGGCAGCGGCAGGAACGGCTTCCACTTGGCCGGCTGCCCGGTGGCGGCCAGGGTCTCCAGCGTCCGGCCGTGGAACCCGCCGTGGGCGGCGATGGTCCCGTACCGGTTGGCTCCGTAGCGGTCGCCCGCCCAGCGGCGCACCAGCTTCAGGGCGCACTCGTTGGCCTCGGCCCCCGAGTTGGCGAAGAAGACCCGCCCGTCGTCCCAGCCGAGCAGCCCGCAGAGCCGGTCGGCGAGTTCGGCCATCGGGCCGGTGTAGTAGAGGTTGGAGGTGTGGATCAGCTTCGCCGACTGCTCGGCGATCGCCGACACCACCGCCGGGTGCGAGTGGCCGAGGGCGTTGACCGCTATGCCTGCGACGAAGTCAAGGTAGCCCCGCCCGGATTCGTCGAACAGCCGCATGCCTTCGCCCCGGACAAAGGTCACCGGCAGGCGCTTGTAGGTCGGCATGGTCCGCCTGTCGGCCAGGCCGGCGATCTCCGGGCTCATGGCAGCACCATGGTGCCGGAACCCTCGTCGGTGAAGATCTCCACCAGCAGGCAGTGCGGCTGCCGGCCGTCGAGGATGTGGGCCTGGGGCACGCCGGACTCCATGGCGTTCACCACCCCCGAGATCTTCGGGATCATGCCTTTGGACAGGCGTCCTTCGTCCAGCATCTCCCGCAACTGGCCGACCGTGATCTCCGAGATGAGGCTGGTCTCGTCGCCGAAGTCCCGGTAGAGCCCCTCGGTGTTGGTGAGGAACACCAGCTTCTCGGCATCCATCTTCACGGCGATGGCCGCCGCGGCCAGGTCGGCGTTGATGTTGGTGGTGCCCTCCTCGCCCAGCCCCAGCGGGGCGATCACCGGGATGTACTCCTTGAGCAGAACCCGGTAAAGCTCGTTCGGGTCGACGTCGGTCACCTCGCCCACCAGGCCGAGGTCCTCGCCTTCCGGGCCCCACAACTTCTTGGTGAGCAGAAGTTTGTCGGCGTCTCCGGCGAGCCGGACCGCGTTTCCCCCGTTGGAGTCGATAGCCTGGGCGATTGCTTCGTTGACCTCCATCATCGCCTCACGGACCACCGTGACGGTCTTTTTGTCGGTCACCCGGTAGCCGCCGATGAAGTGGGGCTCCAGGCCCAGCTGCCGCATCGCCTGACTGATCTGGTTGCCGCCGCCGTGGACCAGGATCGGCCGGATGCCGACGAACCTCAGCAGCGTGAGGTCGGTGGCGAAGCCCTTCAGCGTATCGGGGTTGTCGGCAATCTCACCGCCGACCTTGATGACCACGGTCTTGCCGGTCCACCGCTGGATGTAGGGAAGGGCCTCGACCAGGACGGCCGACTTGAGCTGCGCGTCGGACCACAACCGGCGGTGGTTCATAGCTCGTACTCCGCGTTCAGGGTGACGTAGTCCGGCGTGAGGTCGCTGG from Actinomycetota bacterium includes the following:
- a CDS encoding acetylornithine transaminase, whose translation is MSPEIAGLADRRTMPTYKRLPVTFVRGEGMRLFDESGRGYLDFVAGIAVNALGHSHPAVVSAIAEQSAKLIHTSNLYYTGPMAELADRLCGLLGWDDGRVFFANSGAEANECALKLVRRWAGDRYGANRYGTIAAHGGFHGRTLETLAATGQPAKWKPFLPLPVGFTHVEFDHPGALEDAITGAESSILLEPVQGEAGVVVPSDGYLPFARMLCDEHNLALILDEVQTGFGRTGEMFGFQHTGAVPDVITLAKALGNGLPIGACVARGEFAEAFQAGDHATTMGGNALACAVALAVIDTIELEGLVANSRETGAYLKQGLEGLAGRHPAVTEVRGRGLLLALQLDSECASDAVLACLERGLLVNNVTPWALRLCPPLILTKSDCDEAIGILDEVLTGIREVQPA
- the argB gene encoding acetylglutamate kinase — translated: MNHRRLWSDAQLKSAVLVEALPYIQRWTGKTVVIKVGGEIADNPDTLKGFATDLTLLRFVGIRPILVHGGGNQISQAMRQLGLEPHFIGGYRVTDKKTVTVVREAMMEVNEAIAQAIDSNGGNAVRLAGDADKLLLTKKLWGPEGEDLGLVGEVTDVDPNELYRVLLKEYIPVIAPLGLGEEGTTNINADLAAAAIAVKMDAEKLVFLTNTEGLYRDFGDETSLISEITVGQLREMLDEGRLSKGMIPKISGVVNAMESGVPQAHILDGRQPHCLLVEIFTDEGSGTMVLP
- the argR gene encoding arginine repressor; its protein translation is MKAGRQRRIVGLIRQMPITSQTQLVKMLRGSGFPATQATVSRDLDELGAVKVRRDGKVVYSLPSESVTVPAGDAVSRMFSESVLGLESTGNLVVVKTPPGHAMMVGGALDRLEIEGVAGTIAGDDTILVVCKQGVMPRKVERRLRAMVESLPGSDLSGEED
- the argF gene encoding ornithine carbamoyltransferase encodes the protein MRHFLSSDDVTPAEQAVLIDRAIEMKNSSRMISRVLEGCSVGLIFEKPSTRTRIAFETAVFELGGHPIALQAHDLQLDRGESLEDTAQVLSGYLSAIVLRTFGQERLDALAETSTIPVVNALSDLEHPCQALADVMTVQECFEDLSKVTIAYLGDGNNVCHSLLLAGAKAGIGKIIAACPNGFEPIEPIVERAAAIGLETGCKIRVTNDPAKAARGANVLYTDVWTSMGQEEEKESRRQVFQDYNINSQVLDSASPDAVVMHCLPAHREEEISTEVMDGPRSVIWQQAANRLPAQKALMEWLLTLDRAEKDGRRVR